The following is a genomic window from Plasmodium berghei ANKA genome assembly, chromosome: 9.
AATTTGAAAATGATTACACAcctttatttgtttttataacttttaattttatcctttttttaataccctaaatattttacacaCATGTCTATACCTTGTTATAATGCATCCTGACCAcatgaaatatttaatcgatttatgtttatatttcgtaggattatttttttttaattataaatatgatgtaaaaaaaatatttcataatataGGGAGAGCATACAAAACGATATGAAGTTAAATGCGCAAAAGATGGGAAGAAATTgggaatttttttttcacgactaaatgaaaaaaaaaaatatgcacatTTCATTTAGCTAATAATAGCACTGGGAAATATTCCTCATTTTGATTTAAACTCAggatataatttgtttgcTTCTTTACAAATGCTATAGTTTTTCaatataacaatttatttattttttttgattaaCTTTACTAACTcctaaaatttttttaaaaaaagactgttttgtttttttaatattttctttatcatgatccatttcattaaaattacTTTTTTCTGGTGCTTCAAATGCTATATCATCCTTAGCATATTTGTGTgcatttttcatttttttaagactccatattaatgaaaatcCTTTTTTTGGTAAATCATAATTTTGAGAAATAACAggctttttatattcttcatTTCCCTTTATCCgattttttcctttttttttcctctcaattttatcataacTATTAACACTTTTTCGACTACTATAACTGTTACTTATATGTCcatgttttattataccatttttttttttatttcgttttgtaattttatcCTTACTATTACTATCTTTTGATGAGggtatattttcttcataataattgttattttttttgtcttcaaatatatctctatttttttttataaattccaaatttatatttgttctcaaatttttttcctttttaaaattttggtctttatcattattacttttttcaCTATCTGatttatgatatttttcaaaatttgaaaaatttactaaattagatttatcatttattttgtttttatttaaaatattattataaaaccCTTTTTCCTTATTAGTGTTTATATTTGGCTCCTCATTTTCTTGtctttttttcatttcaaTTGAAGAACTTGATTTGCTAATATTGATATCAGTATTTTGACtatgatttttattattcccTATTTCTGTTTGGTTTCTAATTTTTGTACCTTCCATATCAAACGAATTTAGTGACTCGCTTTCTGTAGACATATCAACACTTGTACTAGAGGAGGATGTGtgcaataattttttttttttttctttattttcatctttatgaataccttttttattattacccTTCATATTTATTCCTAACTCAgtattatctttatttcgttttattttcttcagtTCATCTATCcaaatattttccttttcacTAGAAGATTCTTCAGActgttttttcattattttattatttttatccgttattttttttttcataagtGTTTGagttcgtttttttttttgtgcattttttttattattatagaTATTGCTTAGGGCAGAAGAAGACAAGTTGTTTAGGAAGTTATCAATAATATTGTAATTGTTATGGAAAAGAATAtctgatttttttttttttttttttttttttgtcttttcttttatatttttccctATTATTTCTTCGCTATATTCCATAATTTGGTCAGGATTCATCTGAGCATTTTCACCATTCAAATCTTTTTCAGTAGAATAAATCCAGTTTTGTAATTCAccatttttccattttccccatttaacaataatattatttgatgCATAAGAAAATAAGGGATgttgcatatttatatcattttcgTTTATATAGCTTAAATTTATcgaatttaaataattttttaaattttcaatatcttcaaaatcattttcattttgctCATAACGTAAAGGAACAGTTGTGTTACCTTCCTTCTCATATGTGtatgttatattttcaaagtTGGAAGCAACTCGAACTTGTTTCATAGCttctccattttttattttttttttatctgtTAACTCATCTTTGTTAAATTTTTCTTCAGGGTTTAACCAAAAGATAGAATTAGAAATTTGCGGATTATCCCCAGACAGATTGccaattatatattcatttgttGCAGAAGATATATgggtatttatttttcgatagaattcaaaattatacttaaaattatttaatttctttatcCTAAGAAATTCAAAATAGGATGAACATAActcataataatttatatgtaataatgtaagcaaaaaataataaaaattataactatggcaattattttcaattttttgaaGTAGTTGATTAATTTGTCCAGTATGTAAAaattcttcttttttaatatttaataaaaaatatttttttattttttgtgtatttttaaaaaaaagaaaaaaaggattatttatataattttcataatttttaaaattttttattataataaatattccaTGTCCATcttgtttattattactcCAATTACCAAAATAAATTCGTCCATCAttccatttatatattcctATTCCTTGTTTATTGTTGTTGATATGATGCCCTAAATATTGTCTTTTATCTATCCAAAATATTTCACATTTTCCATGTAAGCAattatatttccatttgcttatatatattttatttttatttaaaaaatatatacctcttttattaaaaaaattattttttatatgccCTATATAAATAGATTCATTTTTCCATATAAAAGCTCCAAaaccatttttttctccTTTAACATAATTtcctaaaaatatataattattattaacatattctataccttttttattttgcttATCATTTAACCATAGTCCTTTGTAAAATGTTCCATCAGGGTGTATAAATATCCCATAACTATTTGCTTTTCCATATTTCCAATAtcctatatatttacttttagaataatgtatatataatccaAATCctgttattttatcattatcaaattcaccaatatatatacactgATCTGGTGTTATAATTATACCTAAACCATTCTTTTCGttgttttcatttatttctccgatatatattacaccGGTATCTATgtacataatatatgtaatataattcataattatatattttaaaaaaattaaacttgtcgaatttttttcgttaaaaaataataaaaaatcagactcatattcttttatataatttaatattctttttaCATTAACTATGCAGTCTGTTGTTTCATTTTCCTTCATTTCTTCTCCCTGATCAATTccactttttttattttcataacgataaaaataatcatcttcttcatttgactctattatatttgtttctAATCCTTCTAAACCCATTGATTGAAATCCATGAGTTTTCAAGTATCCCTCATCTTGTAggcatttatatttttcattactAATCTCTATACAACTGCATTTATTtcccattttatttttaaaatttatgaaaatattatcatatattttgtattgaaaaatatattaacacaTTTAGCTATTATTATGAGGCTAAAAACATGAGGTAATACCATATAtcctttaattttttttttttatttattcgcGTTGAcacatttaataaaataattacagAGTATACATGttgacaaaaaaaatggaaaaatataaatattttatcatttatgtataattttgataaaattcATAAATCTTAGaaatgtttataaaatagTTAAGACCTAAAAGATTTGTCTTATCATCAATTGGCTTGATTTGTTCAGAAATTTATATCACTGTCTTACCCCAaatgcataaatataaaaatataataactgaactaatatatatatggcgTCCTCAAAGATTGTGAATTGCTCCACAAAAAATGGGGAAAAATTGCTGTgtttgcatatattattccAAACAAACCAACAGGAGGAAAATATTGaataaaggaaaaaaaaaatgaaaaaaaccGAAAAAACAGAAAAACACTTTTCAGTGCCAATAAAGTGAGtttttctaatattttattttttaaatattaaaaaaataagcataGGAAAGGgaaaacataatttttaataattttcaatGTTTCCACTTTCTTTGAATAGTGTTCACACGcctaattaaaaaattgtgcattaaaaaaactataacaaaattttacacacataaatatatgtatataaaaaaaggggGGTGTATGCTAAACTAAAATGtagatttatatttaatttcggataaaacaaaattgtattcatataatataaaaaaattacatgtatatatagatCAGTTTTTTTGTGTATCTTTTACTCGTTTTTTAAAGCATAATATAGAATGACcctaaattttaatttcttcCTTTTTATCACTTTGTTTACATTATTCGAAAAACTCGgaaataattgtttttttttcactcACACTTTTCTTATAGTGctcaattatattttcacaaAATGAGTTGTGCATGAAGCCCTATAAAAAACAAGCAagtgaaaaataaaagtaaaaataaaagtaaaaataaaagcgaaaataaaagtaaaaataaaagcgaaaataaaagtaaaaataaaagcgAAGATAAAAGCGAAAATAAAAgtggaaaataaaaaatatatggcTTACCTTGatatcttttaattttatccATGCATGTTCATATCCTATATTTGCATTTTCctatgaataaaaaataaatatatgtttatacaAAATTGCAACGtaaattgtaaaattaaaaaggcattaagtaaaataaaataactgtattatgtttttatatttactgAATTCTGAACAAAGCAAGTATAAATGTAAGTATCATATACCAAATGGGAAAATACGTGTTTAAAATTCCCAACCTTTAAAAAGcgagaaaaaaattaaaatgataaagttgaaaaatttgcatagaaataaaaactgGTAGTAATTTATATCCTAATAAGATTGGATATAAATCTAAAATGAAGAATAATAAACTTAACGAAAAATTACGTATATAAAAGAATCCgattttgtattatttaagCTAAGTCTAGATAATAAACTATTTAAGTactgaaaaataaaaaagggcgaaatattaataaaaggCTGTCTAATTAGCTATAGatattaatatgtatacatatttagTACAATAATAACTGTTATGTATTTCTTTTCTTCAAATTCatctaaaaaaattataaaaaaaactgtttattaattatataagaTTTATACATGTATGTATTACCATGTTGTATACTTCTGGTGTAGAATTATCGATAAGTATAAATGGGAACAAATAATgcatcaaaaataaatttgaatCTGTATTTTTAACcatcaaataattatagtTATCTAAATGTTccttattttgattttcttTGGTATTAACCTTATAGCtatcacttttttttattattaaaacgaggcatattttttttttttttttttttgatcgAGCTAAAGGAACAAGCTTAATATCTACATTTCTGTCTTTAGCACATAATTTACAATTATTTGGATGATCTGAATTAGATACCTGATTTATTTCAAGTGTGATTTTAATcttttcattaatttttctacgtttatttttgattttttttttattttctttcaaataaataagacAATACTTATTTAATGGACATATTGAGCATTGAGGA
Proteins encoded in this region:
- a CDS encoding phosphatidylinositol-4-phosphate 5-kinase, putative is translated as MGNKCSCIEISNEKYKCLQDEGYLKTHGFQSMGLEGLETNIIESNEEDDYFYRYENKKSGIDQGEEMKENETTDCIVNVKRILNYIKEYESDFLLFFNEKNSTSLIFLKYIIMNYITYIMYIDTGVIYIGEINENNEKNGLGIIITPDQCIYIGEFDNDKITGFGLYIHYSKSKYIGYWKYGKANSYGIFIHPDGTFYKGLWLNDKQNKKGIEYVNNNYIFLGNYVKGEKNGFGAFIWKNESIYIGHIKNNFFNKRGIYFLNKNKIYISKWKYNCLHGKCEIFWIDKRQYLGHHINNNKQGIGIYKWNDGRIYFGNWSNNKQDGHGIFIIIKNFKNYENYINNPFFLFFKNTQKIKKYFLLNIKKEEFLHTGQINQLLQKIENNCHSYNFYYFLLTLLHINYYELCSSYFEFLRIKKLNNFKYNFEFYRKINTHISSATNEYIIGNLSGDNPQISNSIFWLNPEEKFNKDELTDKKKIKNGEAMKQVRVASNFENITYTYEKEGNTTVPLRYEQNENDFEDIENLKNYLNSINLSYINENDINMQHPLFSYASNNIIVKWGKWKNGELQNWIYSTEKDLNGENAQMNPDQIMEYSEEIIGKNIKEKTKKKKKKKKSDILFHNNYNIIDNFLNNLSSSALSNIYNNKKNAQKKKRTQTLMKKKITDKNNKIMKKQSEESSSEKENIWIDELKKIKRNKDNTELGINMKGNNKKGIHKDENKEKKKKLLHTSSSSTSVDMSTESESLNSFDMEGTKIRNQTEIGNNKNHSQNTDINISKSSSSIEMKKRQENEEPNINTNKEKGFYNNILNKNKINDKSNLVNFSNFEKYHKSDSEKSNNDKDQNFKKEKNLRTNINLEFIKKNRDIFEDKKNNNYYEENIPSSKDSNSKDKITKRNKKKNGIIKHGHISNSYSSRKSVNSYDKIERKKKGKNRIKGNEEYKKPVISQNYDLPKKGFSLIWSLKKMKNAHKYAKDDIAFEAPEKSNFNEMDHDKENIKKTKQSFFKKILGVSKVNQKK